The following nucleotide sequence is from Stigmatopora argus isolate UIUO_Sarg chromosome 18, RoL_Sarg_1.0, whole genome shotgun sequence.
tatttttgtctaGGAATTCAagaagcacttttttttccaaaacatatcatcaaaaacaataacccATTCAATTTTTCTTGTTGATTCTTATGCTTATTTtagctcatttgctgccattaacagtgatggacattaaaattattttaattgggaCGGCTGGCATTGAGGGATCCGGTTTTactgccaatgacggcgatagacgtccaatcctattTGACTCTGAAACTGGCAGCAATTGTATAATCACTGCCAGGCTTCCGTGTCAAAATCGATTGGACAGCTATCACCACTAATGagttaaatgtaatttaaaattatttaaaaaatgagtaaaattttatacttattgttttaatatatttttgatttgatttgtttctgccattgacaaaaaaaaataaatttttaaaaatatatttttaattacattttgaaaTTATGCAGCTAAATTTTTtaggcttgattttttttttttaagtatacgattttaaaatcacttaaaaatacattttaaaaaaatcttattgtttttttaaataatgaacttcgatttagaaaaatacaaaaataaaatgtttttaaaattataattgcTGCCAGACCTCCCAGCCAAActtgatttgatgtctatcaatGTTAATTGCAGCCAATaagttgaaaggaaaaaaactgtgAACAAGGgttttgggggaggggggggttagtttgtttgtttgtttttgtttttttacatttttgttcatttttcggTTTGTCGGGTGATGTATAAAGAGGATTTGCCATAATTTTGTGATACACTATTTTGAGAGTAGCTCTTTGTATTTAAGTGTTTCTTCTCCAGAGCTCGGCTGACGTgctggaacttttttttctctccttttttttttggaattgtATTTATTCTCCACGACACCCCTTTGTAGCACCGATGCAGCAGAGTTGGTTTACCCACACGCCTCCTGAATATGCAGCAGTCCCGACAATGAACAATGGCCTTCTTTGTCTTCCGTGGTTTAAGCCATTCTCGCTATCCAGGGTTGATATTTCATTTGGGCGATTTCCGGACCCCCCTTCCCCTCCTTTCTCCCCCTCCGTGCTGGATTTCTGGGACTCTGATGCTGCAAGAGGGGGGccaaacaaaaagaacaaaaaaaaaacactatgctTTGAATGGAGAGAAAAAGACAATAAGATTGACTAAAATATACCTCATATCAGAAAAAGCGTAAGAAAGCAGGGACGCGTTTGGTTGTATGTAGTGGAAATATTTGTAGAATAGTTTCGAcatattgttatcattttttacACTGCCTGTGTTTACAATGATAGAGCAAGTGACTTGTCAAAATgcataatgtatttttcttttcgtTGGATTTTTAATGTACAAAACATCCATGCCAAGCAGTGTTGCATTCTAGATGCCTCGTTTGtaggattttttgttttctcatgttatatcccttatttttgttacttgccataatgtgtttttgatatgaactctagaaggatattgtttacaaaaatgtacaaaaacactaaaaatgtgtgtttgtttttgttattttgttttgtttttttcagttggatcaagtatgcatgatttttatggcttttttctGCCTGTCACCTCAATACCAAAATGTCGTAGCAGAAGCCTCCCCTTATTCCTTTGTTTCGGTAGTACTAGAGCACCCTCGTGACACCATTTCCCCGGGCTGTACCTGTTATTGAGATGATGAACGGATTAGAGAAGCCAATAAAAACCTTTTCGTTACAAAAGCACTATCTATTCATCGTCTaatttaaatacatgcaaatattTTGTCACTAACATTAAATAAtgcatttctgtttttgtaTTTCACAGGAAACAAACCAGGATTGTCTACTCTAACTGTGAGTGGCTgaccaacaattcagggtgtcccctgccatctgcctatagttggctgggctaggctccagcaccccctgcaacctttaTGTGGGTAAGCGGTAATGAAAAATGAAGTAACACGAGTTGGTGGTGTATTAGCCACatattgttttttcctctgTTGGTCCGTTTCTAGGTTCggcaggtgagtggttagcgtgtcggcctcacagttctggggtcgagggttcgatcccaggttggtcttcgctgtgtggagtttgcgtgttcatTCCAGGGTTGCCTGGGTTTCCCCCACATccgaaaaacatgcaaggtaggctggttgaactctaaattacccctatgtatgagtgtgagcttgaatggttatCTGTATAATTCTGCCCAGCGATTgcctgggcaccaattcagggtattcacccgcttggtgcccataattagctgggataggctccagcaccatctTTGAACCTGGTGAGGattagcagttcagaaaatgagggaaTGAATGATCCATTTCTACCGATATCAACAAACGTATCAGTGACAACGCTTCACGTTGCCAGAGCGATGGGCTGGGCACGGTCTGTTTTCGACTTTGGACTTCCAGTCAGTCAACCACGGGCTGATGTTCAAACGTTATCACGGCCAAGTTGACACGGCAACATGCTCATAAAATTTTCAGAATGGAAAATGGCCTTCCTTCAGGAAGAATGTTTGAGGATTAGGATAGTATTTCATGATCATAATTGTTTATAGTTGTGGTTGTGTTGCATTGttcaaatgttatattttaaagGAATCATACAGTCAGTGTAAAGTTAAATTGTCTGTTCGCTAGTGAAGTTcgagatgtttattttttattttatttttactaagaTGTCTGACAGGGAGATAGACAGACAGTTTGTCCTATAAAGAAACAACTGTTGGCCAAACAGTATCCATCTGTCAATCTGCCTGTCTTTGTGTGACAGACTATCTGTCAGTCTATCAGTCAGACACTCTACCTGTCTTTCTCTTGAACAGACTGTCTTTCAGTCAGCCAGACTGTCAAAGACAGATGGACAGTCTGTTTGTCGGAAATGTGTGTTGACGATCCTGATGTCTCTTGGACAGACTTTCATTCGGACAGTTAGACTCTCTACCTGTCTACAGTCTATCTGTCTCAATCAGACATTTCACCTGTTTTTCTCTTGAACAGACTGTCAAATAGTCTATCTGTATGTGAGACTGACTATCTTTCAATCAGTCACACAGTCCGTCTGTCGACACGTCGATAGGAAACGTGTTGGTGGTGCCGTGAAGACAACCAGTTGATCTCTTGTACAACTTGTCGGTCTTTTGGACAGAAAGACAGACTGCCTTTGGTCAGGCCTTAGGCTCCCTGTCTGCTTGTCCATTGGTCAAAAATGTCTGCCTGTCAATCGGTCAATCATTTGGGTAGTCTATCCATCGGTCTCTTAACCTACGTGTCAAAGAGTCAAGATGGTCTGTTAGACCAAAAGACAGATAGTCTTTGTTGGACAAACTGATAGACGCCTGTCACTATCTGTCTTTAGATCTATCAGACCATCTTGACTCTTTGACGTTTGCACCAGCGTTACTTATTCCATCTTATCTTGTTGGATTATTCTCAAAAGTATTTCATGCTTTTGCTGAAATGTTGACTATCCGTCTACAGAATGACTCAACATTTTCTTTGAAGcctatcctgtttttttctcactGACGCAGGTGCAGTTTTTCGGGTCATTTGTTTTCCACCAACGCCCTCCGATGACGCCGGACGGAGCTCAACTCGTGTGAATCTAGGATCAAAGTCAAATTCCAGATAAGGCCTTTTCCATCAGGTAATACTAGATATCTATGTTATATGTCCCTTTTATTGACCAAATATGATATAGATCGTTCTACATTTCAGTTCATGCTATGAGTCAGTAACATTAGTTTATTTTTAGAACCATGCTGGTTTATTAAGGTGTGACATTTAGGACTCAAAGGTCACTAGCTACACCTTTGTCCCAGTCGAAACTTAATGGCCTCCCGTAATAGGGTTTAAGTAGCGTGACTCATGTTTGTCCAGGAGGTTGTTTCGGGGTTAATTGAAAACTGGAGGAACTGTTTTAAATTCTTAGGAGAGTTGTTATTACCCCCTCTCTCTGTTCAACTTTTACCTATTTTTGCATTACCACATTGGTTGTCTCTGATTGAGAACTCTTAACGCCACCAATGGCTCTAAGACATGAACGTCTATCACTGTTATTGGCAGggaataaattataataataatgttatgaTAGAATAATGTTCTAAGTGAGTAGGTAAACTACGTTATGGGAAGGTCTCCACCATTCATCATTGactccaaaataaacagattATCCAACACGTTATTCATTTTTCAACCCATAACTTCCTTATTTAAAGAACATAACTTTTTTTAGCAAAATATATAACATTCAAAATGTTTTGACATTCCACATCAAAACGCCAGATCATGGATTTAATCAAACTGATCAACAAACGatttctttgttttaattatttttcatattaatatatgaatcaaaataattatatatatatatatatatatatatatatatatatatatatatatatatatatatatatatatatatatatatatataaatgtgtatataatataattatttttgattCCCGACGGCACTACCTAAAAATTCCATTGAGGATCCAATAACTCTTGAATCTGATGAAAAAGGCCAAAGCTCCTactaacctgtttttttaaatattatttaaaacaagCGGAGATTAACtgttttcactgagtacagagCTTaaagtatttgtaattttttatgtATTAGATTTAGATGATACATTactgtcttttcatatgcttatagctgttaaatttaataaataaatgtcttgataattgttcttgtatttctgtataggcgccaAAGTAGTATGGtcgtaataataggggtgatcctacttccaagtttttcgtttatcacgaCCATGTCTTGTCTAcgttatccgcgatattcgagggattactggagTACTTTTTTCCCCGACTTGATGCATTTCCTGGGTATCGGATCGGGACCCGGTATCAGCAGATTCTCCAAATCGAGCGACTCAGAGTCacatacaaaagaaaaaaaatgggtttatcTTACATTATAGATATCAATTTTGTAATTTTTCCTAATATCTTTTGAATTTTGTCCATTTATTTCCCAAAGGAAAACATCATCTGTGCTTTTTGTCTTTATCTCTAACAGGAAGTATTTGTGCACACAATTCCAGCCTCCTTAAAGGATTGGCTAATGATTAAAAGTGAGTCCAATATGAGCTGAGGAGTCGTCATCTAAAGTGAGAGGACATTGAAGACCCTTGGACACGCGGCTTTCGGAAAATCTTCAGGTTTTTTtgctaatatattttttatttttggctgtCCTGATGGCACCAAATACATTGAAACTTGTTCTTTTCCTCTTTGTTACATGTAAGTATCTTTTCTTTCTCTATATCTTATATTATATCATATGATGAAAGCAGATTGCTCAACTCCTTGATGCCTGAATTGCTGTTTAACACGTACCAGAAGTATCGGAAGATTATATAAGTACATAAAACTAGTATTTGTTCAAATAAACTCAATTTAGGGAAATCTAATCGAAAAAGACAACTGAAATTGAGAAAATTCTTCCGTTAAAAATCACTTTAAATGTTAGTAAATGAAGATAATGAAAAGGGGACAATTTCTTCAGAAATTCCCCTTTTCGTGTTTATTATCCACTGTATACaataataagaaaatatatattttttgaattttaaattgtacatgaattctttgtattttgtaattttacattttacatcttttgggattttttttaaatttaggttatttaattttgttgtttaatttaatatattattaaattTTAAGGTTTTGAAAATTTAAAAGAGGAATTTCTTTATAtctctatttatttttgaaatattgcccctcaaaatattttcatgattaagaaataataaatttctatattttcttctatatttcttagttcttttatttatttaatttaggcTTTTCACACTTTTAGCTGTATTTTACCATttgattttctatatttttttatttttaaggattATTTTCATGTACTGTTGCATTAATactttttatgtatatttgttaaatgtaaattctgTCATCAAAATGTAAGAACTATGCAAACCTATTTACTAATCTTATTTATGCATAGAAATAATGTTTtactttttacatttaatcgTACAAGCTAACACTGTGTAAATATTTGACCAGTGTGTTGTTAAACGCAATTAAATCTTACCGTTTCAGCCATTTGACCTTCCCATTTCCAAGAGAATGTTTGCTTACCTGCCCTGCTTCATTTGTTTTATCACAAGCATTTGATGCCAATTTCACTTTTCTAAATGTTTTAAGTCATCTAAATAGTCGTACATAGCAGTTTTCACACTATAGTCAAGATAATGAGGACCTAATATGAACACCAAAGTGCCTATCTGactgaaatggagttgacgttgtAATTTGTAGGTGAAATTTCCTACCCCATCAGCAGGGGGCATCGTGTCAAAAATATACCTCGCATCAGGAgagaactttatttatttacttcatTTAATTTCTACCATGATTCCGACCTTTTTAATGTGAAAGCAGAGGTCGGAATCTGCACTATAAGGTTTTGCTgagcattttttgtttatttttgtcatctCCATTTGTTGCAGCTGCGGTGCAGATAGTTGCACCCAACTCTGATGTTGACAACACGACACCGAAAATGACAACAACCACACTAGTCGTTCCGACCGCCACTCGACCACCGACAACCACAGTACCCAATACGACCACTGCACCTAGACCTACGACAACAACCACAACTGCTCGACCGATGACCACGGAGACCAGACCAACCACGTCCCCTAAACCATCAACAACCACGCCGGCCAGACCAACAACGTCCCCTAAACCACCAACAACCACGCCGGCCAGACCAACCACGTCCCCTAAACCACCAACAACCACGCCGGCCAGACCAACCACGTCCCCTAAACCACCAACAACCACGCCGGCCAGACCAACCACGTCCCCTAAACCACCAACAACCGTGCCAGCCGCTCCGACCACAACCAACACAACAGATCCTACACCCACACAGATTCCAggtataattatatatattacatatataatttatttatttattaacttatttattacctatttatttatgtgtaaaatgtatttttctgtgtctgtattctcaccctcttgctactgtgacaatgaaatttcccaaatacgagatgaataaagttatctaatctaacagTACTGTAGCATCTCTATAATTTAATCCTGTAAATTTTACATTgttcttttctctctctgtgtcttttCTGCAGATATCTGTGATCGTCAACCATGTCCTTTCGGGAGCCAATGTGAGGCTCGTGCCAATGATACCCGTGCTTGCTTGTGTATGGCTGGTGAGTCCTTCAATGAGGAAAGCCAAAGTTGTGAGAGTGGTAAGTAGCAGTGGTGGGAAGTAAGATTTTTGCCTAATAGTATATTGAACACGATTTGGGGCAAACTAATGAAAGCTTATTTCTGTTACTTCAGCCAAAGTATTCCCTGGAGGACTGCAAGTACttggaatacaatttgaaaacaaCATGACAATCAAAACATCACCTGTATTTCAACAAACAGCCAAGGACATTTCCGACCAGGTAATTTCTCTTTCCCTCTGTGAATTTCAATCGTTTGATTAAATTCCGTCTCTGCCGCGCAGATAGATCAACTTTTTGAAAAGACTGTCGGCTATTCCCATTCGATCGTACTGGAACTCAAGTACGTCACCGCTTTGTTCCGTTCTCGCACAAGATTTGCACTCCTCAATCCTGTCATCTTCCTTCATCCAGGCCCATCCTAAATACAAAAGTAAATACCTCTCTGGGCATCAGCGCGACAATGGAGATAATCTTCGAGACGTCGgctaaaataaaaactcaaGAAATCGTGAAAACCATCGCTGAAGCCTCGAAATGTGAAGATTGCCTTCTGGCCAATTCCACCTTTGCAAGTATGTTTCTTAACAAAGTATACAATATACAAAGGATACAAACAATAAATATACTAATGCCTTTCCAAATTCAAATCGACTAGACACTAATCTGTGTAGTAAGAAACCATGCGACGAAAAAAACACTGAGTGTTTGGCGGGAGACAACGGCAATTTCAACTGCAAGTGTTTGAAGGGTTACATAATTACAGACTACAGTGAGCGATTTTGTGTTGGTAAGTCAACCTCACGCGATCACCATCACTGTAACAAAATGAGCAACCTAAATCTTATTCTACTATCCCCCCCGGCAGCTTGTCCAAGTGGTCAGACACCCAACGGAACTCGGGCATGTATGAAGTAAGTCTTCTGATTTTTAATGGAATTCTTCAGAATCTTTCCATGTGAataattttgacttttattttgccAGCTGTCCATTTGGTTATTCTGGTTTTAACTGCAAAGAAGGTGAGTTTGATGATTTCAGCCCTCCGTGGAATTAAGCGTATCCGATTCTAAACCATGATTGTGTTCTTGTTGATGCTAGTGTGGAAATTAGCCTTGGTGATCGTGGGTTCTGTGCTCGGAGGACTGCTGCTCATCACAGTTATCGTTGTGATCGTCTTGGCTGTCAggtgagttgaatttttttagccttttgaccagattagattggattagaactttatttcatcccgtattcgggaaatttcttggtggcagtagcaaaacagacaagacacacaagacattgtagacctagttaagaaactggagccacacacaggaagtctacaagtaggggaccttctgcagactgagactgaggttaccacacagtccctcagtagtctggaggttttaaagattttaaagatcatcttccttgcctagatgtGGACGTAAAGTCAAAAATTAATGTCTTCTTTGTTGTGTCCAAAATAACTGACCAAATTTCAAGTTAAAACCAAGTGCCAGTAAAATTTAAGTGGCCAAATCGTAATAGGACCGCAAGAACATTATATGTATCGTTCAATATCAAAGAGACATGACCAAGATTTCTTGGAAATTAAGAATCTCAGGGATTAAAGTCATTAAAGTGGTGACAGTAGGACTAGGTAATGATATCGTCGAAGTGTCCAAAGACTGCTGAATAAGTCTGGCACTCAATACCACAAACAAAACCTGACCAAGACTTGCTTGAAATCATGACTGAGATTTAAGCCTTTTTTGTGGGGAGTCAATATGAAAACTGAAAGAAGTAAGGAGATACCTTCAAAATGTGTCTTGAATCAAGACCCATGGTTGCAAATTCCACTTCACCCATATGTTATTTTGTCATCTGTCTTCTGATGATCTGACAGAACCCCAAAGAAAAGTTCCAAAACAAGTAAACACACAGAGAACACCAACATGATCAATGTTTCCGATCAAGATCCTCTCGTTACGAGTCAGCCGACCAATCACCAAGATCCCTCGGTTAAGAGTGAACCGGCCAAGGGCGTAAAACCATTCCCCAACGGGGGAGTACCCAAGATACCGCGAGCCACAGCTGCAAGTGCCTGGGACAATAACACCAACCTGGAGATGACACCTAGCAATAGCCGTCAGAACTTAGTGAACGGGGGACGCCGTGTAAGTGTGTCTTAATTTTGTCAAGGAAACATACTGTAGCTAAAATAGTAACCCAGTTTATTTTTACGGGGAAATAACTGAGTATTTGTGAACGACAGGTACTGAACGACAGCTATGAGGAAATGAACGACAGTCCGTACAATCGGCCGCGAAACCAGACCAACCCCTTCCCCCAAACGAGGACCCTGAACAACCCGTACGCCGAATCTCGAGCGGTCAACAACCCTTACGCCCAGAGTCGACCTCAGACCAACCCGTACGCACGGAACCAAGGGCAGGCGAACCCCAGCTACTCAAGCGACGATGGGAGGCCATTCAACTACTGAGGGGTTGTTTTCTCGTCAGCAATAGCACATCGAAAAACAAGAACTGCTATCTTAAGGTGTTAAATATCGCGCCAGGGGCAACTCCAGTCTTTCTTCTTCTATGCTGCAAAGTTAATGTTATTCGTTTTAGGATCTTTGATCTCATTTCTCATGTTCTTTGCCTGCAAAATGTCTTCCATATTTTACTGTATCTACCTGTTTGGAAAGCacatcatgcatgttttgtatAATATTGTTCATGTACTGTCTATCTTTCTCATTTTTAGGAGATTATATTTAAAGATAacgccattttgtgtcatctAAACAATACTGTGAGCTGACCTGTTTTGATATTCAAACCTGTGTGGTTCTGTAAGTATCACCCATTTATTTTACCCCAGACTCTGTTGCCCTGACTACTCATTTAAAGGGGCGGTATCATAAAATCAAACAACAAACAGTTTATTAACTACtattttaggttaggttagaactttatttcatcccgtattcaggaaatttcttcgttgcagtagcaagacaggcacaagacacagaagacattgtagacctaggtaaaaactggagccacacacaggaagtcctcaaggtagggaacttctgcagactgagactgaggttaccgcacagtttTACACAATTAAAGTTTATACTGATTAACGGTTTTTAACTAGGTTCACATTTGCACGTAAAAACTACACTATCATTACTTTTGGGCTTgatttttccggggaaaatgtATGGGTACCACTagagggacatagtgtaataaaTTTATACCACTGTTATATTAACCAAGATTTTGTACAGTAATgatcagtgttccctctaagctgcgcgcgtgcgcaattgcgcactactctcgtcttctctgcgcagcagcaatcatatggcgcgcagtaaaaaaaaaaaatcggattttttttttttttttttttttttttttttttttttttttttttttttacccctttccccatgatggcgccgtttaagcggcagccagtggcagtagctctgtccacttatgtttttcgtgttttacagcatgttttacatgaaaaattagagggaacattgacatgcacctgcttatggcaggtgtgatactggtgtgcccatagcgagcaatgatgatgtcgtgaccggatgattcgcctaaagacgtttcgccgacggacgtttgacagacggacaggtcgccgaatggacgttccgccgaacgttcattcggcgacctgcccgtctgtcaaacgtccgtcggcgaaacgtctttaggcgaatcatccgagtaccgatgatgtcgctcacactggtactcggtgcgctcagggaggttgactttctgctcagaccaacgaaaaattagagggaacattggtaatGATAGATTCGTTCAACTTTATAAACCGtccttgaaaaaatgttttgtttgcttcctcatttttttttaaatctcgtgaccctcatgaggataaaagTTAGAGAATATTGTTTTAATAAACAAGCAATATACCTTTGCGCTTTCGTGAGTCAAGGATTGAAATGTAACAAGGTCACATGCTGTCAAACACTGTTGGTGTGATCGCTCAATAATTTGTGTCGGAATGGATTTTACGGGTTTAAATTatatgcttttattgttttgggATGTTGAAAGATTGTAAAACTCACTACATTACAATGAATCTTTAGTCATTAGAAATAAAAAGGCACGCTGTTCCAAAGAAATGAACATAAAAACACTAGTTTAATGCTAACATGTTAacttattttgaaaacattaaAGAACCGATAATGAACAAAttcttttttggattggataactttattcatcccgtattcgggaaatttcattgtgacagtagcaagaaaaggcatagttataagttagacagtacagtcaaaggccgcagaacaacaaagcaaaaagcacaaagtacaaagcacaaagtacaaagcacaaagtacaaagcaaatcaaagtcaatgggatcattaagaatcaccaaatcattaagacaaaaaagcagcaaaaacacaaaacgagctacaagtttcggtagcaaaaacggatagactcaaaaagacgtaaagttggacaaaaactggaaccacacacaggaagtcttccacgagatggggaacttttgcagactgtgaccgaggtagagaatatgcagtcactcttccaagcttatccgcacaattcctcagtagtctggagctgaagaaaacagcagcagggcagaactcctcgactccgttgctggtaagcgccgacagctcttctatcttatcccacgatggaatagttggtcagaagcgttgcctcctcttcccggcacttttgtccagttccgaaactccggcggcagcgaggtgttgctccttcaaaaaacgaaGTCATGGTTTAAATTTACTGTCAAATAATTCATAGTGGTCAAGAAACGTAAACTAGGGAAACAATTTCACAACAATAGCATGAAATCTGGAAACTTATTGCTAAACCATCAGCACACAAAATTTAAACAACATATTtaaactcaaaaaatgttttatgccACTCCTTGGTgcaaaatttgatattttaatacATGACTCCAACATGAGATTTTGCATTTATTAGGGAAACGTGTcctttttgctaaaaaaaatcgctatttattttgatttccatgtaaaatcaaatcaaatcaaaagcctttattgtcatcatacacagctgcgtataatgaaatcggtggtgctactccacaaagtgcattttcccagtaaaaaaaaaacaaatagtaatataaaagtataaaaagtcacatactggctaggtaaattctaaaaaagttattgcacagaagggattatgTGTCGTGCTAGcgtaagttcagagtcctgatggctgtatTTCCCAAAAACTTGTCAAAGTACTGTTTCCTTTCTAACCAATTAAAAACGTGTGGCTCTTCTTGCTGATGTCAACAACTTGACGACAGGTAAAAGTTAATCTTAGATCAAGTTTATGTAAAGGGGGTGAGCCATAAAAAAAGTTGT
It contains:
- the muc13b gene encoding mucin-13b isoform X1, with protein sequence MAPNTLKLVLFLFVTSAVQIVAPNSDVDNTTPKMTTTTLVVPTATRPPTTTVPNTTTAPRPTTTTTTARPMTTETRPTTSPKPSTTTPARPTTSPKPPTTTPARPTTSPKPPTTTPARPTTSPKPPTTTPARPTTSPKPPTTVPAAPTTTNTTDPTPTQIPDICDRQPCPFGSQCEARANDTRACLCMAGESFNEESQSCESAKVFPGGLQVLGIQFENNMTIKTSPVFQQTAKDISDQIDQLFEKTVGYSHSIVLELKPILNTKVNTSLGISATMEIIFETSAKIKTQEIVKTIAEASKCEDCLLANSTFANTNLCSKKPCDEKNTECLAGDNGNFNCKCLKGYIITDYSERFCVACPSGQTPNGTRACMNCPFGYSGFNCKEVWKLALVIVGSVLGGLLLITVIVVIVLAVRTPKKSSKTSKHTENTNMINVSDQDPLVTSQPTNHQDPSVKSEPAKGVKPFPNGGVPKIPRATAASAWDNNTNLEMTPSNSRQNLVNGGRRVLNDSYEEMNDSPYNRPRNQTNPFPQTRTLNNPYAESRAVNNPYAQSRPQTNPYARNQGQANPSYSSDDGRPFNY
- the muc13b gene encoding mucin-13b isoform X2, with amino-acid sequence MTTTTLVVPTATRPPTTTVPNTTTAPRPTTTTTTARPMTTETRPTTSPKPSTTTPARPTTSPKPPTTTPARPTTSPKPPTTTPARPTTSPKPPTTTPARPTTSPKPPTTVPAAPTTTNTTDPTPTQIPDICDRQPCPFGSQCEARANDTRACLCMAGESFNEESQSCESAKVFPGGLQVLGIQFENNMTIKTSPVFQQTAKDISDQIDQLFEKTVGYSHSIVLELKPILNTKVNTSLGISATMEIIFETSAKIKTQEIVKTIAEASKCEDCLLANSTFANTNLCSKKPCDEKNTECLAGDNGNFNCKCLKGYIITDYSERFCVACPSGQTPNGTRACMNCPFGYSGFNCKEVWKLALVIVGSVLGGLLLITVIVVIVLAVRTPKKSSKTSKHTENTNMINVSDQDPLVTSQPTNHQDPSVKSEPAKGVKPFPNGGVPKIPRATAASAWDNNTNLEMTPSNSRQNLVNGGRRVLNDSYEEMNDSPYNRPRNQTNPFPQTRTLNNPYAESRAVNNPYAQSRPQTNPYARNQGQANPSYSSDDGRPFNY